The sequence agtgtgtgtgtactgattgtgtgtctTTTGCAGGGTATGATGACATTGAGACGTCCCCGTACGAGGACATCGAACTGGAGCTCGTAAGAAATAGCGAAGTAACAAAACTGGCCTCGATTGTGGCAGGTACTTCAAATTTTCAACACTCTTCAAATGTCACATATACCAACCATGTAAGTGCTCTTTGTAGGGCTACAATTACTGACAGGAAGCCCGACTATTGCTTTGTGTCAGCCCTCTTCTACCTCAAGCCCATGCATCACTgacaccatcacctctggccaCATATTACTGGGATGATGGACTGTTCTTAATGGTGACACTGACATGGTAGTTGCACCTCTATGAGTGTTTCAGGTCCAAGTTCTGGCATTGGGATGGAAAAAAAGTACTTTCTCTACATGCTTAGCTAACACACTAAAGGAAGCACAATGGTGCAACTTCTTCACAGTTCCTGGTTTAATCCTGACcatgtgtgtacggtatgtatGCATCAATTtcacatgttcttcctgtggATTCTCTTTCTGGGCtcactggtttcctcccacacacCAGTAGGTGGATTAGCCAAAATATTTTGGCTTAAATTGTGAGCACAGGCACTGCACTGGTCTGGTATGGCGTTCATGGTGGGTTCTGGGTTCACAGAGACACTGAGCGAGATAAAGcttttactaaagatgaatgaatataatCATAATTTTATACATCAGATATTAACGTTAAATATAGAAGGAGAGGGTTACAGCTAGTTCAGCAAACTGCTTTGTATTTTTAGTCAGTCATTCATTTTCCTAGGAACATATTCAATTTATCAAAggatatctctctctccctctctatctctctctctctctcacacacacacattaagatTCTCATTCAAACCTATGGACAATTTACGCTAGTTAATCCACCTCCaggcatattttttttaaatgctggaaggaaactggagaactccCAAATACACAGGAAGGACATGCAAAGCTCAGGATCGACCCCTAGAGCTGTGAGCTAGCAGTCGTACCATCACGCTGCCTGTTTTTTTGATGATTAAATTCTTAATCATTTATCTGGCACATAATTACAGCAGTCACATGATTCCAAGTGAGTTTGTTTACCACCATGTTGTTTCAGCCAGACGATAAGAGAGCTATGTGGTCTCTATGGTCTAGTTCTCGCACCAAAACATTGCTGTGGTTTATGAATAATGGTGGTCTGTAGAAGCCCATGACCACCCTATTACAGGCCCCTGGCAAGACATGATGGTTTGAGTGTGTTTTGAGAATCCGGGCGCCAAAATTCTCCTGATGAAATCTACGAAACATGAGGAAAATGCTGTCGAACTTTCAAAATAAGACTTTAAATAGGCTCACCTACTTCATATCTGATGGGACCATGCTGAGATTTATTACAGCGCAAAGAGCGGAGACTCAAAGAGAATTGCGGAGAGCCGTCACCACCTGAGAGGATGATGCAAGTAACAGCTCGGAAGTAGAAAACGATTTCTGTCAGCTAGCTATTATGTTCGTCAGTCCACTTGCTGGCTGTGCACATTATGACTGTCAACATCCTTAAGTTTTGTGCTGTCACGTCGTGACTTATTTATGTCCGGGGTGTTTTTTCTATTTGGTTTGAAGTTACAAGATTCAAATTAGCATCAGCAACCTGATAACCATGATAAATTCAGTGCAACATcgtgtacctaataaagtggcaaCTCGGCATACATTTCGCTGCTATGAATGTGCAACAGCGAGCAGTTGTATCTGTTTTCCATTCATCTTTATCAAACTCCCTAAAGGCCAAAGGCAAAACTGTTATATTCCATCATTCTCAGGTCCTCGTGTTCTGCGGCACTGGACCGAGAAGGTGTCTGGAGCCCAGTCTGCCACCCTGCTGACTCTATCGTGCTCTAattcacacctcacctcacacctttgtctctccctctctacctCAGTGTCCTCGTTTCCAGTAGATGGACAGAACCAGTGTTTAAAGGCGGCTCAGGACTGTGGGCTGTTCGAGAAGTGTGGCGCCCTACGCGCAGAATATGTGTTGGCGTGCACCAAGCGAGTAGCAGGTTCGGAACGCTGCAACAGACAGAAGTGCCACCGGGCGCTGCGCAGGTTTCTAGAGCGTGTACCTGAAGAGTACAGCTTTGGTGTGCTTTTCTGCTCCTGCACCGAGCCGCTGtgtggagagaggaggaggaagaccaTCGTCCCTTCATGTTCATATGAGGAGAAAGACGCACAACCCAACTGCCTGCACCTGGAGAGCTACTGCCTCCGTGATGACCTGTGCAGGTGGGTgtacacctaaacacacatggGGTCTcatacacagtgacacacacacacacaatttcattcctactatttatttttaacaatttttttttacaaattcagTATATTTTGCATAAATCATATACAAACCATACACGGCAAATTATAtatggtgtcccacaaggctctcTTTTAGGCCCACTATAATTTTTCCTTTATatacccacccacacacacgtgtatatatatatatatatatagatagatagatagatagatagatagatagatagatagatagatatagattaattattgttattattctaatattattattattattactatacaCAAGCAGACAGAGGCACAAATGACataataaacccacacagacatacttcacacacacacacacttccattttCTTTTAGACATCATGTTTCCACTGCTAGTTGAATTTTTAGGTGACGTTTTCACGGTTCTTTTACGAGCCCGTGTATTAAACAAGATGAAAAAGTGTTCTAGTCCTGCTTACTGTGTTTATGTGGTACATAACAAGGACAACAAGGAAAATGAAGACGAATGGAACGCCAGGACAGGAAGCAGTGGAAGTGGTAGCTGTGTTGAATGGTTTAATGGACGCATGGCTCAGAGCTCAGAGTTAAACACGTATGTGATGCTTTGAGGGAAAGTAGCCGGTGCTTATGGGTAAATGAGGGATGAGGAAAATGGTAGTAGATTACTTTATTTCTGATTGTGAATATTTTATTGActtcttttcttctgttcttGTGCATTTTCCTTTTTCTAGTACTGAATTTATAGTTCATACATTTATACGAACCTAATAAATGGGACTTAAAATTcaaaatgttctctctctctcactctctcattttgGTGAATGGCtaaatatggcaaaaaaaaaatgctggtaaattcattttctttttgaaCAGGCAAAGTTCCCTATTTATTTCAATATTCAAGGGATTTTAAAGATGCAATATTCTctcaaaataataaagaaagaacttTTGTAAATGAGTTTTTGGATAAAGTGGTAAAAAAGAATGTAATGAACCTGTATGaataaaattctctctctcgctctctctctctctctctctctctctctctctctctctctcaggtctaGACTGGCTGATTTCCAGCAGAACTGCCAGCCCTCCTCTTACTCCCTTTCAGGCTGTCTGCGTGAGAGCGGAGCGGTCTGCCTGAAGGCGTACGCCGGACTGATCGGTGAGCAATCATGCGCTGATAAATGCCCTGTGACGGCCCACCAGAAGACCGCAGCCCCGGGTCCATGCCCGCTCACACAAACTGAGCACAGATGATTCGAGTCACTGTGCTTCAAGTAAAGCAGTTtgatgcagatgtgtgtgtgtgtgtagatgtttattacaATTAAAACCTCAGCGCAAAAAACCTGTGAGCTTTCCCTCAATGTTCTCGCCAGATgtatgaagaaagaaaaatatctcGATAACTTTTACAGTATCATGTCAGAACAATGTTCAGATAAATATGTTTTCCTGACTCCTGAAGGTTAATTATCAAAATTTCTCCCATAAGGAGTTTTGTGTACACTTTTTTATGTATAAGCAGTTTTAAAAATTATGTAAAGGATGTACATAAACATATGTAAATCCAGAGGAAACATACGACGCGGTCCATGCCGCTATTTATCGGCGCTCCTGAACTCGTACAGCGTCTGTGTGCGCCTTCCATCCTTCCTCAAGGAACAGCGTAAGTCAAATTGGACCAGAAGCACAACATAAGCAATCAAACCTCAAATGCAACAATCCTCCCTGAGTCTCTTTTAAATAAGCTCACATcaaagaaacaaacaggaaGGAGGAATTCAAATTGCACCTGGATTATATGCACCTTTATACCATTGCAAAATccaaaacaacataaaaataaaagaaatgacaaGCACAAGTCAGGGCTACCTGCATATGCAATGCAGCTGTAGGTTAGAACAGCATGAGGAGAAATGAGATAAATTAATCCAAGCGCTCttaaataattgtttatttttcttgattTTATTAAAGCCAGATGGTTTTTCGGTTTCATTGCCAGTCCAGAGTGGCCCTGCCAAGAATTCAGGGtactgaaaaaaaccccaaaacaacaacaacaacaaacaaaaaaacaaacaaaaaaaaaaaacgctttttGTTCTGCTGCAGAAATGGCGATCATTTACGTAGCAGTTCATACGTTTAACAATGGAAAAACATTTCAATTTCAACTTATTGATTGAAAAAAGTGCAAGTTAATGAAAAGGCAAGTTTGTTCTCTTTAATAGATTCAAAACTGAGCTGAtaataaaaaagggaaaatgaAATGCTAACCTGTTAACGCAGCATGGTGGGGCAGCAGCTAGCATTGGtgcctcacagcttcaggattgTTTTTTCTCCCACCTCTGAAAATCTTTTCataatttatatgtatatatctgtTAGTTCAAATTATCCTtgggtgtggatgtgtgtgcatggtgccctgtgtTGGCTTGGCATCACATTTAGGGTGTGTTCCACAgccactgatatatatatatatatatataatcgaCCCGGAAAGTGGAAGGCAAGATCTGGAAGACAAAGAAAACTTCTTTATATTGGccacaaagcaaagcaaaattCCAACATGACACTAAGGATTGACACGAGAGTGGCAGTACACCACCCTACTGCACAGCATTGCGTGCACTAACATGGTCTGCATGGAAAAATCAACAGAACAACAGCTTACCTGCAACATGTATCACAAAAGAGAATGTCTGAGCTATAAAACTATTTCTAGATAAACTttcctcacacccagtgttcccaggataggctctggTTCCCTGAGCAAGACTTTCTGAAGATGAATGATGATTAAACTGTTGTTTGTCGTCTTCATATTGAAGGATGTCTTGCTTTTAGTTAGCCATTCAAACCAGTGGTGGAAAAATCCGGCGGTCAAATTTTCTGCATCTATTCTAATCCTAGATAAAATTCCAATTTATCCAATCTTCTTGGTATTTGTAAAACGTTTGGTGACTGCCAGCCCTAGTATTCCTCTACGCTGTCTTATTTCAGTAAAATGAACATGTTTGTCATGAGCTGAAATAGATCTGATTACTGAGTACATTTCCTCCGGGACAAGATGCCATTACACAGGTTCAGTAATTAGGAAAATGTCCTGGCAGCCTCAAGGGTTTGTGCTGAATCCCCGGTGTGACACGGACCTGAACTATCAGGACATCAGGCGCTTTAATGAAATTAGTCAGAGATGTGTCACATAAACGAGAGACGATGTGGCTGCATGTGTTAACATGATTAAAGCCGAGGGCCGAGCGAGCTGCAGATTCTCCCAGATGGAGGCCTGACTGATTAGCTCGtcatttctctccctctgtttttcatttcaaatgtcttttagattttttcaaaaagaaaatTCTATACCTTCTGTATCTCAcctttctcatctctctctccctctgtctctctctctctctctccttgttgCCAGGTACGATCATGACACCGAACTACGTGAGTAACAGCACTATGGAGGTGTCTCAGTGGTGTAACTGTGAAGGCAGTGGGAATCAGCTGCAGGAGTGCCTGCGGATCCTGCACATGTTCAACAGCAACACTTGCTTGCGTGAGTGTTACCGCGCCACTCATTCACGTATCCGAGAGCGTGCTTAAAAGAGCAGCACAAAAATCCAAAATATCATCCCTTTCAAACGTGTTATACATCAATTTCCAGGATATATTTACAACAGACAGCCAAAGTTTGGTCTGTTTGAATCCCGACGCTGTCAGAGTCTACTTTGTCAGTGCGTGGGAAGGACGGCCTTGTTTTCCTCTTTGTTTATTAGCATGAGACTAACTAGTCACGGCTGTGGGTTGACTCATGTATACAAAATAGAGCAATTAGCACTCCCCTGTAAATGCATTCAACTGCACTATGACGTCGTGTGAGCAGAATTTGAAAAGGTGCAATATCTAGGGGGAAGGATGTGTTAGTCTTCACAATCACAGATTTGCTAAGTGAAAGGCAATTGTGGGAACTTGATCGTGGAATTAGCAAACTACTGGGAAATCTTTTAAAACAGGCAGTCGAGAATGACTTTTTTAGCTTTCTTCGTAAAAAGGTAAACATGTAAAAAGTTTGATCTCTCCTCCATTAAACTATTTGTATACGTGTGTCTGATCAAATCAATTTGTAATGTATATGTCGACggattaattattttaaagggCACAGTTTATTTCTTACCTTTCACCAGAATGTGGCTAGCTCGTATAAGCTTCACCACCACACAGCTGATGTCGCTTGTCTCACTTAAAGCTTTCTTAAAACTATGCCTACTTGCTTAGGAAGCAGAGGTTGTGTGGTTAAGGTATTAGactaatgatcagaaggttgtgagtctgaatcccCGGACCACCAAGCCagcccatgagcaaggcccttaccccAAAATcagctcagctgtataaatgagataagcATAAGTTGCTCTACATAAGGGCGTCTTCagaaatgctataaatgtagaACGACTTGAGTCTGAGCAGCCCAGCTAGTGAAAGTAAAATCCGACAGGGGAAGACAAAGCTAGAAAGCATAGCCTACTCCGAAACATGAAAAATTCAAACCTGTGTAGCTTTTAACAAGCAATTTGCTGTTGTACTTAATTCTGTAGCAGAAATGTAGTTAAAAGGCTTTCAGTAAACATATTTAGGCCACATCCTGACAGTTTTTAGATCAGCACCTTATtatcttgtttttgttcttccATTCaagccttgttttatataaggcTCGTATTTATCATCACTTTTTATATGTTCCTAGCTACTTTAACACACGCTTGTGAACTTCTTTTAGattatgtttgttgtttggAATCCCCTCATTATATGGTCCATAAAGCAAACAAGCCGTTATTATTCTCACATGAATGCCaaagtgaatattttttttgcagcaaCGATGTCGGGTGTCGTGCAATATTCATTTCAAAGATTTGGCAGCAGCGGACTTTGAGAAATATGTTGCTGCTTTAAATGGTCGTACTTATTAATGCATGAGTGTATAGCTCAGATTAGTGGCAAATGGCCATGATGGTGGAATTTACTGATGCTGACTAGAGAGAAAACTTCTAATAAAGCTGAGTGTCATTCAAATCCACAATATAttgatctgtttatttttgttttcagaaTATTATTGACCTAGGCAACCTACATTAATGGGGTAATACTGGAAATTGGCTTTACCCAAATCTGACTGTCAAAAAAATTGTGGAAATCAGCAGCAACAAGTATGCATAAAGACAGGCCACTCCTGGAGTGCGAAGTACTCACCATGGTGGCTGTAATGCAGATCCCACCACTGCAGTATAAAGATGTGATTACCTTGTCGGTTAATAAAAACATCTGATCCATCAGATTGTTGTGCTAAGACAGACCGACAggagatcattcattttcacttcCAACATCATGAGTGACAGCGAGCATCGCAGTCTAgaagtgggcgtgtccagtgatGCAACAAATTtaaactttatgcaaatacgGAGTGACTCGGTGCAGCGACTACCAACGGGAGTGAAGTCGGTAGAGTGCACGTGATTTGTGGCAAAGAGCTCACACTGCTGCTACTTTATctaatatgatatgatgcagatatacactgctgaattttatacacaaacaacaaatcCCCCtccagaatatttcatttaagcggcaagaaaactgatttggaaTGCTACTTGCTTCACCTACTGATAAACaatattactatggcaaccaatAGTAGGAATGCCCACTGGTGACTTCAGAGTACAGCGACTGGAGACCTGTGGCAATAAAAttcctgtatgtgtgaatgtagcaaGAAGAAGCAAGAAAATTACATTCTAGTAAGACTGAGGGATGAAATCAAGCATTTGATTGAATACAATTGAATTAAAATTGTGTCTGTATCATCGGTTGTCACAGGTAATGCCATAGAGAACATGGGAAGTGCCAATCCTCGGCCTGTGGAGGGAACGCTGCTCCCGCCCCCTCGACCCTCCCCCCAAATTCAACACGACGAGCTAAACGTCAACTTGTTCGAAGACCTCAATTCGGTGGGTACTGACACTGGCACAGCAAACAAGATTACTGAACATACTGCTGAATAAACTATAAAACTATACTACTAAACACAGCACTCAACAAGCTATAAAATTATACTACTGAACAAACTACTTAATAAACCTAAATACAAGATTAAATACAAGATACAAAACATACTGAAAATCTAACACTACTCTAAAACTACTGAAAACACTGCTCTCAAACTAGCAAGCTATACCACTATGCTAattaacacactacactgtgaaGTATAAAACTACTAGCTATACTACTAAACTGACCTATTGtgcaacacactggacacactacagtactgatgttttttccccccacagaaCACAAGTCTATACACAATAAAACCTAATAATTACTCAAGCCACTATACATAAATTACCGTTGTTAAACACTTGTGCGTGACTTTATTAGCcgacacaataacacacagcagagtGTGACTGTCAGCTTACACTCAGAAGCCCGGTGCGGGCCAGCTCTTCTAAATGCAGTCATTTTGGCTTTGGAACGAGGTGTTTTACTGAACGCATGGCTGAACAGGAGCACAGCCAAGACAAAGTCACAGCCCAGTGCTCTGAAAACCTCCAGCAGGAagagctgtatgtgtgaacCAGACCGCGTTAATTGAATATCTTATACAATAGAGGATGCGACAAGAGCAGCGtgattattatacagtatggATTTAAGAGCAGACTTCAATTAACGCTAACATGCTTTACAGTGAAAGCTCCATCTCAGCTACATAAATGTGATCTTCATTACATAAGCTGGACTGATATTACTGCATTGTGGTGGACAATTTAGAGTGATGAGTACagaacacaactacacaaagtgttacacataacacaactacacaaagtgttacacataacacaactacacagagtgctacacataacacaactacacaaagtgttacacataacacaactccacaaagtgttacacataacacaactacacaaagtgttacacataacacaactccacaaagtgttacacataacacaactccacaaagtgttacacataacacaactccacaaagtgttacacataacacaactacacagagtgctacacataacacaactacacaaagtgttacacataacacaactccacaaagtgttacacataacacaactacacaaagtgttacacataacacaactccacaaagtgttacacataacacaactacacaaagtgttacacataacacaactacacagagtgctacacataacacaactacacaaagtgttacacataacacaactacacaaagtgttacacataacacaactacacaaagtgttacacataacacaactacacagagtgctacacataacacaactccacaaagtgttacacataacacaactacacagagtgctacacataacacaactacacaaagtgttacacataacacaactccacaaagtgttacacataacacaactacacaaagtgttacacataacacaactacacagagtgctacacataacacaactacacaaagtgttacacataacacaactacacaaagtgttacacataacacaactacacaaagtgttacacataacacaactacacagagtgctacacataacacaactacacaaagtgttacacataacacaactacacagagtgctacacataacacaactccacaaagtgttacacataacacaactccacaaagtgttacacataacacaactacacaaagtgttacacataacacaactccacaaagtgttacacataacacaactacacaaagtgctacacataacacaacgaCACAAAGTGCTACACAGTGCAACTACActtaacacaactacacaaagtgttacacataacacaacgacacaaagtgttacacataacacaactacacaaagtgctacacataacacaacgacacaaagtgttacacataacacaactacacaaagtgctacacataacacaacgaCACAAAGTGCTACACAGTGCAACTACACTTAACACAACGACACaaagtgctacacataacacaacgaCACAAAGTGCTACACAGTGCAACTACActtaacacaatgacacaaagtgttacacataacacaactacacaaagtgttacacataacacaactacacaaagtgttacacataacacaactacacaaagtgctacacataacacaactccacaaagtgttacacataacacaactacacaaagtgctacacataacacaacgaCACAAAGTGCTACACAGTGCAACTACACTTAACACAACGACACaaagtgctacacataacacaacgaCACaaagtgctacacataacacaacgaCACAAAGTGCTACACAGTGCAACTACACTTAACACAACGACACAAAGTGCTACACTTAACACAACGACACAAAGTGCTACACAGTGCAACTACACTTAACACAACGACACAAAGTGCTACACTTAACACAACGACACAAAGTGCTACACAGTGCAACTACACTTAACACAACGACACAAAGTGCTACACTTAACACAACGACACAAAGTGCTACACAGTGCAACTACACTTAACACAACGACACAAAGTGCTGCACAGTGCAACTACACTTAACACAACGACACaaagtgctacacataacacaacgaCACaaagtgctacacataacacaacgaCACAAAGTGCTACACAGTGCAACTACACTTAACACAACGACACaaagtgctacacataacacaacgaCACAAAGTGCTACACAGTGCAACTACACTTAACACAACGACACaaagtgctacacataacacaacgaCACAAAGTGCTACACAGTGCAACTACACTTAACACAACGACACaaagtgctacacataacacaacgaCACAAAGTGCTACACAGTGCAACTACActtaacacaatgacacaaagtgttacacataacacaactacacaaagtgttacacataacacaactacacaaagtgttacacataacacaactacacaaagtgctacacataacacaactccacaaagtgttacacataacacaactacacaaagtgctacacataacacaacgaCACAAAGTGCTACACAGTGCAACTACACTTAACACAACGACACaaagtgctacacataacacaacgaCACaaagtgctacacataacacaacgaCACAAAGTGCTACACAGTGCAACTACACTTAACACAACGACACAAAGTGCTACACTTAACACAACGACACAAAGTGCTACACAGTGCAACTACACTTAACACAACGACACAAAGTGCTACACTTAACACAACGACACAAAGTGCTACACAGTGCAACTACACTTAACACAACGACACAAAGTGCTACACTTAACACAACGACACAAAGTGCTACACAGTGCAACTACACTTAACACAACGACACAAAGTGCTGCACAGTgcaactacacataacacaactacacaaagtgctacacataacacaactacacaaagtgCTACACATTATAATACTACACAGAGTGCCACACATTATACAACTACACaaagtgctacataaaacacaactacacaaagtgCTACACATaccacaactacacaaagtGTTACACATTATACTACTACAAAAACTGCTACACAGTgccactacacacaacacaactacacaaagtgCTACACATTATAATACTACACAGAGTGCCACACATTATACAACTACACaaagtgctacataaaacacaactacacacgaTGCTACACATTATACTACTACAAAAACTGCTAGACACTGCAACTGCActtaacacaactacacaaactgCTACGCAGTGCAACTACACATaatacaactctctctctctctctctctctctctctgtatattcacacacacacacacacacacactatatatgcTTCTACTCTCCACTATCAGAATATTGCAGGTTACTGTGTGATTGCTATctgctgtgttcatacactggtGTTTATTAGTCTGATGGGAAATTACATTTTTGGACACTGTGGCATGAATGTGATTTTCAAGATTTACAAGATGTATTCACTGGATTGAGCAAAAGTTTGTAAGGttcacaacatccacaacaagtTTTTCAATAAATTATTGTAAaggagtaaaagaaaaaaagaccttttttttctgtgaaagtAAACTTCACCAAGACAAATAATGAAGCTGACAGACTCAATAGCTTGAGCTAGGTAGCTGTAAGCTTTTAGATTAGCAGAATGGttcctgaatcatttttttatttattttttggaaaagTCCTTTTCTgag comes from Hemibagrus wyckioides isolate EC202008001 linkage group LG14, SWU_Hwy_1.0, whole genome shotgun sequence and encodes:
- the gfra3 gene encoding GDNF family receptor alpha-3 isoform X1, giving the protein MFRLGILLNLLFIRDIGGLAHLDGSLSSVVPLFPGTLDCGQAVQECMAQPECEKLYRQLDYCVDEEAVAPLGPEARQACADAQNALLHHRPLQECKCQRGSRKEALCLRVYWTVRFPQGYDDIETSPYEDIELELVRNSEVTKLASIVAVSSFPVDGQNQCLKAAQDCGLFEKCGALRAEYVLACTKRVAGSERCNRQKCHRALRRFLERVPEEYSFGVLFCSCTEPLCGERRRKTIVPSCSYEEKDAQPNCLHLESYCLRDDLCRSRLADFQQNCQPSSYSLSGCLRESGAVCLKAYAGLIGTIMTPNYVSNSTMEVSQWCNCEGSGNQLQECLRILHMFNSNTCLRNAIENMGSANPRPVEGTLLPPPRPSPQIQHDELNVNLFEDLNSVEESEEEKHEPEEEIDPVNEFNVIPPFPEKATVTDLGSETGRVQGQASSLSASLYLLLLLLLLITLSWG
- the gfra3 gene encoding GDNF family receptor alpha-3 isoform X2 — its product is MFRLGILLNLLFIRGSLSSVVPLFPGTLDCGQAVQECMAQPECEKLYRQLDYCVDEEAVAPLGPEARQACADAQNALLHHRPLQECKCQRGSRKEALCLRVYWTVRFPQGYDDIETSPYEDIELELVRNSEVTKLASIVAVSSFPVDGQNQCLKAAQDCGLFEKCGALRAEYVLACTKRVAGSERCNRQKCHRALRRFLERVPEEYSFGVLFCSCTEPLCGERRRKTIVPSCSYEEKDAQPNCLHLESYCLRDDLCRSRLADFQQNCQPSSYSLSGCLRESGAVCLKAYAGLIGTIMTPNYVSNSTMEVSQWCNCEGSGNQLQECLRILHMFNSNTCLRNAIENMGSANPRPVEGTLLPPPRPSPQIQHDELNVNLFEDLNSVEESEEEKHEPEEEIDPVNEFNVIPPFPEKATVTDLGSETGRVQGQASSLSASLYLLLLLLLLITLSWG